Within Streptomyces roseirectus, the genomic segment CCCGCGACCGGCTTCTACAGCGACTGGGGTCCGACGTCCGTCCCGAAGCCGTCCGCCTCCGGTGACTCCGGCAGCGCCTCCGCCGGCCCCTCGGAGTCCCCGAACCCGTCCGAGTCCCCGGCGTCGGGCAGCTCCGAGTCCTCCCACGCCCCGGCGACCTCGGAGTCCCCCTCCACGGGCACCGGCCACTGAGCCGCCCCGGACACGCCTGAGGGCGGCACCCCCGAGCTGGGGGTGCCGCCCTCGTCGTCGTGGTGGGGCTTTCTACGGCTCGAACTTGTAGCCGAGGCCCCGGACCGTCACCAGGTAGCGAGGCGCACCCGGGTCGGGTTCGATCTTGGCGCGCAGGCGCTTGACGTGGACGTCGAGGGTCTTCGTGTCGCCGACGTAGTCGGCGCCCCAGACGCGGTCGATGAGCTGCATGCGGGTGAGGACGCGGCCGGCGTTGCGGAGCAGCATCTCCAGGAGGTCGAACTCCTTGAGGGGGAGGTCGACCTTGGAGCCGGAGACGGTGACGACGTGCCGGTCGACGTCCATGCGGACCGGGCCCGCCTCCAGGGCCGCCGGGGTGACCTCCTCCGGCTCGCCCCGGCGGCGCAGCACCGCGCGGATGCGGGCGACCAGCTCGCGGGAGGAGAAGGGCTTGGTGACGTAGTCGTCGGCCCCTATCTCCAGGCCGACGACCTTGTCGATCTCGCTGTCCTTCGCGGTGACCATGATCACCGGGACGTTGGAGCGGCCGCGCAGCTGGCGGCAGACCTCCGTGCCGGGCAGGCCCGGCAGCATCAGGTCGAGCAGGACGAGGTCGGCGCCGTTGCGCTCGAACTCGTCGAGTCCGTCGGGGCCCGTGGCCGCCACGGCGACCTCGAAGCCCTCTTTGCGAAGCATGTACGACAGGGCGTCCGAGAAGGACTCCTCGTCCTCGACGACGAGCACACGGGTCACGGAAGGACCTCCGGGGCGGGAAGCGGTTCGTAAGGTGATTCAGAGGGAGCGGCCCGGTCCTCGGGGTCGGCTTCGTCGCCGTCCAGGTCGGGGTGCTGGTGCGCCCGGTCGCGGGCCGAGCCCGCCTCCGGCAGTCGCAGGGTGAAGGTGGAGCCCTGGCCCTCGGCGCTCCAGACCGTGACCTCCCCGCCGTGCGAGGCGGCCACGTGCTTGACGATCGCGAGGCCCAGACCGGTGCCTCCCGTGGCGCGGGAGCGGGCCGGGTCGACGCGGTAGAAGCGCTCGAAGATGCGCTCCTTGTCCTTGTCCGAGATCCCGATCCCCTGGTCGGTGACGGCGATCTCGATCAGGTCTCCGCCGGGCGCGGACACCCGGCGGGCGGCTATCCCGACGCGGGTGCGGGCGGGAGAGTAGTTGACGGCGTTCTCGACGAGGTTGCCGAGCGCCGCCGCGAGCTGGCCCCGGTTGCCCCAGACCCGCAGGTCGGCGGCGCCCCCGGCGGCCATCGTGATCTGTTTCGTGCCCGCCTGGTGCCGGCACCGGTCGACGGCCTCGGCGACGAGTTCGTCCACCCGGACCGGCTCGGAGTCCTCCAGCGGGTCGTCGTTCTGCACCCGGGAGAGGTCGATCAGCTCCTGCACGAGGTTGGTCAGCCGGGTCGCCTCGATCTGCATGCGGCCCGCGAAGCGCTGGACGGCCTCGGGGTCGTCGGAGGCGTCCATGACGGCCTCGGAGAGCAGGGAGAGGGCGCCGACCGGGGTCTTCAGCTCATGGCTGACGTTCGCCACGAAGTCCCGGCGGACCGCCTCGATCCTGCGGGCCTCCGTCAGGTCCTCGACCAGGAGCAGCACCAGCCGGGAGCCGAGCGGGGCGACCCGCGCGGAGACGGCCAGGGCCTCGCCCCGCCCGGTCCCGCGCCGCGGGAGGTCCAGCTCGACCTGGCGTATCTCGCCGTCGCGGCGGGTGTCGCGGGCCATCAGGAGCATCGGCTCCACGGCCAGCTTCCCGCCCCGGACCAGTCCCAGCGCGTAGGCGGCCGAGCTGGCCTTCACCACGGCGTCCGCCTCGTCGAGGACGACGGCCGAGGAGCGCAGGACCGACAGCACCGTGTCCACACCCGGGGGGAGGACCGGGTCCGTGTGCAGGGAGGTGCGGGTGGGGCGCTTCTGGTCGCGCTCGCTCCAGCGGAACGCCAGCATGGCGATGACGCCGGTGAGTACCCCGGCGATCGCTGCCGCTGCGGCGACCGCCGCGTTCACGTCCATGTCCTCAGGTTAGGCACGAGGTGCGACATCGCCACAGTCGTCGAGGGGTGACCTGCGAGACTCGTCGCCCAGAGTTCACCTTGGAGCCAGTAGTGATTCATTTGGGATGACGGAAACCGACGCGTGAGCGGCCGAACGTGTCACTGTAAGCGCGCGAGACTGAGGCACGAGAGGGAACGAGGGAACGCAGATGCGGGACGCGTACCACGAGGAACTGGATTCGATCGGCGACGGTCTGGTGGAGATGGCCAGGCTGGTCGGCTCGGCCATCGGGCGCGCCACGACCGCGATCCTCGACGCCGATCTGAACCTGGCCGAGAACGTGATCGAGGGCGACAAGAAGGTCGACGAGCTCCACCACGACCTGGAGGCCAAGGCGATAGCGCTGCTGGCCAGGCAGCAGCCCGTCGCGACCGACCTGCGGATCGTCGTGACGTCGCTCAGGATGTCCGCCGACCTGGAGCGCTCGGGTGACCTCGCCCAGCACGTCGCCAAGCTGGCGCGGCTGCGCTTCCCCGAGCGGGCCGTGCCGCGCGACCTGCACGCGACCATCCTGGAGATGGGCCAGCTCGCCCAGCGCCTGATGGCCAAGGCCGCCGAGTGCATCATCACCAAGGACGTCGACCTCGCGCTCCAGCTCGAAGCGGACGACGACGCGATGGACCTGCTGCACCGGACGCTGTTCCAGCACCTGATCGACGACCGCTGGAAGCACGGCATCGAGACCGCCGTCGACGTCACCCTGCTGGGCCGCTACTACGAGCGGTTCGCCGATCACGCGGTCGCCGTCGCCAAGCGCGTCGTCTTCCTCGTCACCGGGGAGCACGCGGACGAGATCCAGCAGGACCTGCCGCCGGAGATCCAGGCGTAGCCGTACTCTCGTGCGCCCTCGGCGCGCCCTTGTGCGCGGGGTGAGCGGTCCGTTGCCATGGGTGTACCTGCGTCGAGGAGGGACCCATGGCCGAATCCCCCAGCACGTCGCCCGACCCCACCCAGGAAACGCCCACCGAGCAGCCCGCCGAGATCAGGAACCTGATGCTGATCGGGGCGTGCGGGTGCGGTTCGGGGTGCGGGTGCGGGTGCCAGTCCGGCAGTCCGTGCCAGTGCGGTTGAGCTGAGCGGAGGGGCCCGGCTCTCGGTGGATGCCGAGGGCCGGGCCCCGCGCGCGTTCAGTGCACCAGGAACGCGACGCCGACGAACGTGGCGACGAACGACGCCATGAACAGGAGCACCTGAGGGGTGGTCGCGTTCTCCATGGGCTCGCCCGCGTCGCGCAGCCGGAACTGGCGTTTGAACCAGGGGTGGTAGACCGCCCGCAGGATCACCAGGCTGAGGCTGATCAGGGTGTAGAAGAACAGCGCCTGCCCGCTGTCCAGGGAGCTGAACGACGCCTGCGCCCACAGGTAGAGCGCCATGCCGCCGGGCACCAGCACGCCGATGACGCGGTGGGCCGGCTTGCGCCGGTCGGCCAGGGTCAGGGACGCCAGGCCCAGGGCCGCGCCCGAGGCGACGGCGAGGATCCACCAGCCGGTCATGGACAGGTGCTCGGTCAGCATGGGTGGATCCTCGCCCTCTCGTGCCGGGATTACCAGGTCAGCAGGCCGACGACCGTGGTCGTCACGTCACCGGCCAGACCGGCGATCTTGCCACCCACCGTGTCGGCGAGCTTCACCGCGTCGTCGGCGTAGTTGAGCCCCACGCGCGCGAGGGACGAGCCGATGCCGAGGCTGATGCCGCCGAGGGCGAACAGGCCGAACGCGGACAGGAACTGCTTGCTCTGCCAGTTCCAGTCGTTGCCCGCGAGCGCGAGGAACGCGCTCGCGCCCTGGAAGACCACGGAGGCGACGCCGACGCCGAAGGCGACCGGGGCCAACGGCGGGAAGAACAGCGAGGCGACGCCGAGGGCGACCGCGCCGCCGCCGGCGATGGTCGACCAGTGGCCGGTGACCGTCGACCACTCCTTGGCGCTGGTGACGTCGTCCGGCCAGATCCCGAGGTCGACGTACCAGGGCTTGTCGCTGTCGGCCGTCTGCGACGGGTTGGTGCCGCCGCTCTCGTAGCCCCGGGCCTTGTCGGCCGCGTCCATGGCCCGCTGCTTGGCCTCGGCGGCGACCTTCGCCGTGTAGATCCGCTGGGCCTCGGAGGAGGCGGCGGCAGCGGCGGCGGCGTCCTTGCCGGCCTGGATGGCGGAGGCGCGGGCGGCGCTCGCGGACGCCTGCGCGGAGGACGCCGAGAGGACGGCCTGGCGCGCGGAGGCGGTGGCCCGGCGCGCCGAGTAGTTCGCCGTGCGGGCCGCCGTACGGGCGACGGCGGCGGCCTGCTGGGCGGTGGCCGCCGAGCGCGCGGCGTCGGCGGCCGACTTGTCCGCCGCGTCCGCGTTGGTCTTGGCCTCGGCGGCGGAGTTCAGCGCGTCGGCGGCGTACCCGTCGGCCTTGTTCTTCCACTCGGTCGCCTCGGCGGCGGCCTGGCGGGCCTCGGCGGCGGCCTTGGAGGCGAGGGCGGCGTCCTGCTGGGCCTTCGCCGCGACCTTCGCGGCGTGCGCGATGGCCGCCCGAATCGCCGCGATGTGCGCGGCGGCGTCCTGGTCGAGGCGGGCCACGTCGTACTGGTCGTGGCTGACGAAGTTGCGCTGCATCCGCGCCGGGCCTTCGAGCACGATCTGCGCGGCCGACTTCATGTACTGCCCGCCGTTGGCCAGCAGCCGGAAGATCTCGACCCGGTCGTCCTCCTTGATCGCCTCCGGGAGGCCGATCTGCAGGAAGCGGTGCAGGGCGACGGCGCTGCCGTCGTCCAGGGCGGCCTGGGCCTTGGCCTTGACGGAGGCGCCCGGGTTGTCGCCGAGGAGGTTGAAGACCAGGACGCGGTTGTCGGCGCGGGCGGCCTCGACGGCGCCGGTCGCCAGGAAGGTGCGGCAGGCGTCCGGGGCGGCGGAGGAGAGCGCGTCGGCGGCGGCCTGGGCGACGGAGGAGCGGGAGATCTCGGCGACGCTGACGACGGTCTCCCGGTCGTCCTGGCCCTCGGCGAGGGCACGGTCGGCGTTGATCCAGTTCAGGACGTCGTACTCGGTGCCGGACAGGGCGTACTCGGCGGCCTGCCGGGTCCAGGAGCCGCCCGAGTCCAGCAGGAGCAGGGCGGCCCGGCGGCCCTTGTCGACGGCCGTGGCGGTGTCCCCGGCGGCGACGGCGGCCTCGGCGGCGGCGACCAGGTCCTTGATCTCGGACGAGGTGCGGTCGGCCTGGGTGCGCTCGCGGTCCACCTTGGCGAGGTCGGCGGCCTCCTCCTTGGCGGCCTGGCGGGCGAGTTCGACGCCGATCGCGGTGTCGGCCTCGATGCGGGCGGTCTCGGCGGCGCGGGCGGCCTTCTCGACCTCCTGGGCCTCCTTGACGGCGTTCGCGGCGGTGTTGGCGGCGTCGACGGCGGCGTTCGCGTACTCCGTGGAGCGCTTGGCGTACTCGACGGCCTGACCGGCGTGCGCGGCGGCGTCGTCGGCCGCGGCTGCCGCCTTCTCGGCGTGCGCGGCGGCGGAGTTGGCGGCGTCGCGGGCCACGGCGGCGGCTGCGGCGGCGCGTCCGGCGAGGGTGGAGGCGGTGTTCGCGG encodes:
- the phoU gene encoding phosphate signaling complex protein PhoU, with protein sequence MRDAYHEELDSIGDGLVEMARLVGSAIGRATTAILDADLNLAENVIEGDKKVDELHHDLEAKAIALLARQQPVATDLRIVVTSLRMSADLERSGDLAQHVAKLARLRFPERAVPRDLHATILEMGQLAQRLMAKAAECIITKDVDLALQLEADDDAMDLLHRTLFQHLIDDRWKHGIETAVDVTLLGRYYERFADHAVAVAKRVVFLVTGEHADEIQQDLPPEIQA
- a CDS encoding ALF repeat-containing protein, yielding MPPSSLWSRRRVLTAVAGVAAVPALPSILTLTATPAAAADEPADTGLPDTDRGRAVWAYKTGGRGVREAAAAALLGNTAAVTAFLTTELPTRRAEDNRVGLLSALPYAGRSVQSSANTALSAGDDAVSAFLDGSYTAAVSSDLRASVLTVMNNSGAAVKRAGTKALDTGTDTALHTFLDDGQFTAQAEDERVAVFSILSTASPEVAKYAQRALDDGSPAAIRQFLISGQYIARARDEESATIDQLVAIVEREGKRAQLQTEQAVAASDKAKEAAEKAKAAALRAADEAAAAKDDVAKSARAANAAASAAKGAASAAATAISASRVAQAAAGRATTAAQAAASAAASAGSAASRAYGAAIAASKDASKASAARQAAEGARNAASKARTAAKAADQARAAAAACDSAGAAAKSAANNAAAAANAAAQAAASSGVAQAQAARARAAAAEANAAAARATAAANTASTLAGRAAAAAAVARDAANSAAAHAEKAAAAADDAAAHAGQAVEYAKRSTEYANAAVDAANTAANAVKEAQEVEKAARAAETARIEADTAIGVELARQAAKEEAADLAKVDRERTQADRTSSEIKDLVAAAEAAVAAGDTATAVDKGRRAALLLLDSGGSWTRQAAEYALSGTEYDVLNWINADRALAEGQDDRETVVSVAEISRSSVAQAAADALSSAAPDACRTFLATGAVEAARADNRVLVFNLLGDNPGASVKAKAQAALDDGSAVALHRFLQIGLPEAIKEDDRVEIFRLLANGGQYMKSAAQIVLEGPARMQRNFVSHDQYDVARLDQDAAAHIAAIRAAIAHAAKVAAKAQQDAALASKAAAEARQAAAEATEWKNKADGYAADALNSAAEAKTNADAADKSAADAARSAATAQQAAAVARTAARTANYSARRATASARQAVLSASSAQASASAARASAIQAGKDAAAAAAASSEAQRIYTAKVAAEAKQRAMDAADKARGYESGGTNPSQTADSDKPWYVDLGIWPDDVTSAKEWSTVTGHWSTIAGGGAVALGVASLFFPPLAPVAFGVGVASVVFQGASAFLALAGNDWNWQSKQFLSAFGLFALGGISLGIGSSLARVGLNYADDAVKLADTVGGKIAGLAGDVTTTVVGLLTW
- a CDS encoding sensor histidine kinase, translating into MDVNAAVAAAAAIAGVLTGVIAMLAFRWSERDQKRPTRTSLHTDPVLPPGVDTVLSVLRSSAVVLDEADAVVKASSAAYALGLVRGGKLAVEPMLLMARDTRRDGEIRQVELDLPRRGTGRGEALAVSARVAPLGSRLVLLLVEDLTEARRIEAVRRDFVANVSHELKTPVGALSLLSEAVMDASDDPEAVQRFAGRMQIEATRLTNLVQELIDLSRVQNDDPLEDSEPVRVDELVAEAVDRCRHQAGTKQITMAAGGAADLRVWGNRGQLAAALGNLVENAVNYSPARTRVGIAARRVSAPGGDLIEIAVTDQGIGISDKDKERIFERFYRVDPARSRATGGTGLGLAIVKHVAASHGGEVTVWSAEGQGSTFTLRLPEAGSARDRAHQHPDLDGDEADPEDRAAPSESPYEPLPAPEVLP
- a CDS encoding response regulator transcription factor — encoded protein: MTRVLVVEDEESFSDALSYMLRKEGFEVAVAATGPDGLDEFERNGADLVLLDLMLPGLPGTEVCRQLRGRSNVPVIMVTAKDSEIDKVVGLEIGADDYVTKPFSSRELVARIRAVLRRRGEPEEVTPAALEAGPVRMDVDRHVVTVSGSKVDLPLKEFDLLEMLLRNAGRVLTRMQLIDRVWGADYVGDTKTLDVHVKRLRAKIEPDPGAPRYLVTVRGLGYKFEP